In the Streptomyces sp. SJL17-4 genome, CGGCGAGGAGGGCGGCCTCGGCCTCGTCGCGGTCGGCGCCGGGGTCGAGGCGTACGGCTCCGTCGGCGAGCGCGCGGGCCAGCGGGCCCGCGACGGCATGGCCGGTGAGCTCCCGGGGCTCCGGGAAGACATGGGTGAGGCTGCCGCAGCCGGTGGCCAGCGGGGTGCCGTGCGCCTCGACGACCCGGGCGGACTCCGCCGCGCCGAGCAGCGTCCGCAGCGCGAACTCCTCGGGCTCGGCCGTCCCCGGGGACCGTACGCCGGGCCGGGCGGCGACCTCGGCGGCGAGCCCGGGCGCCGCGCCGAGCCGCTCGGCGACGGCGTACGGGTCGGCGTCCAGGTCGAAGAGGCGGCGCAGCCGGTGCACGGCGGTGGTCAGGTCGCGCAGCTCGGTGAGATGGATCCGGGCCTCCAGCCAGCGCCCGGCGGAGCGCTCGTCGACGGAGACGATCCCGGTGCCGTACGGGAGGCGGAGGGTGCGCCGATAGGTGCGGGTGCCGGGGGCGCCGACGACTTCCTCCGCGCGGGGCAGGGCCTCGGCCGCGAGCAGGTCGAAGACCTCGCCGGCCGCGTACGGGCCCCGGTGGGCGAGCCGCAGCGGTACCCCGGCGGCGAGCGCGGTACGGGCTCCGGTGCCGCTGCCCGCCTCGACGCGCAGCGCGCTGGGGGTGCGGGCGTAGACAGCGCGGATCGTCTCGTTGAACTGGCGGACGCTGGCGAAGCCGGCCGCGAAGGCGATCTCGGTCACCGGCAACCCGGTGGTCTGGAGGAGCAGCCGCGCGGTGTGCGCCCGCTGGGCGCGGGCGAGCGCGACGGGCCCGGCGCCGAGCTCGGCGGTGAGCTGGCGCTGCACCTGCCGGGTGCTGTAGCCGAGGCGTCCGGCCAGGCCGGGCACGCCTTCGCGGTCGACGACGCCGTCGCCGATCATCCGCATGGCGCGCCCGACGACATCGGCCCGTACGTCCCAGGCGGCGGAGCCGGGCACGGCGTCCGGACGGCAGCGGCGGCAGGCCCGGAAGCCGTGGCCCTGGGCGGCGGCGGCCGTCGGGAAGAACGCGACGTTCTGGCGTTTGGGGGTGACGGCGGGGCAGCTGGGGCGGCAGTAGATGCCGGTGGTGCGGACGGCGAAGAAGAACTCTCCGTCGAACCGCGCGTCCCTGCTGCTGACCGCCTCGTAGCGGGTGTCGTCGTCCTTCACGTCTCCCAGTGTGCGACGGCCGACGACCCCCGGCTCGCGGTTTTCGGACATCGCGCTGCGGTCCGGGGCGGGCGCCCCGGACCGCAGCACACGGGCACGCTCGCGCCTACCGGACGTTGCGGCCGCGCTTGAGCTCCATGGCCGTCTGCCCCTCCCGGCCCATGCGCTTCCACTCCTTGAGGATCTCGGAACGCATCCGGGCGTCGGTCTTGGCCACGATCCTCCGGTTCTCGCGGATCAGCTTGCGGTAGCTCTCCAGGCGGCGCACGGGCAGCGAGCCGTCCTCGATCGCCGCCGTCACCGCGCAGCCGGGCTCCGCCTCGTGGGCGCAGTCGTGGAAGCGGCAGCCTCCGGCCAGTTCCTCGATCTCCGCGAAGACCTGGCCGACTCCCGTCTCGGCGTCCCACAGCCCGACTCCGCGCAGCCCGGGGGTGTCGATGAGGACGCCCCCGCCCGGCAGGACGAAGAGGTTGCGGGTGGTGGTCGTGTGCCGGCCCTTGCCGTCGATGTCACGGGCGGCCTGGACGTCCATGACGTCCTCGCCGACGAGGGCGTTGGCGAGGGTCGACTTCCCGGCGCCGGAGACGCCGAGCAGCACGGTCGTACCGCCCGCGACCACCGCGGACAGCACGTCGAGTCCCTCCCCCGTGGTCGAGCTCAGGGGCACGACCTGGACGCCGGGGGCGACCGTCTCGACGTCCTCGACGAGGTAGGAGAGCCCGACGGGGTCGGGCACGAGGTCCGCCTTGCTGAGGACGACGGTCGGCTGGGCGCCGGACTCCCAGGCCAGGGCGAGGAAGCGCTCGATCCGGCCGAGGTCGAGCTCGACGGCGAGCGAGACCGTGATGACGGCGTGGTCGACGTTGGCGGCGAGGATCTGCCCCTCGGACCGCTTGGAGGAGGTGGACCGCGCGAAGGACGTGCGGCGCGGCAGGCAGGCCCGTACGTAGCGGGGGTCGCTGGCGCCTTCGGGGTCGATGGCGGCCCAGTCGCCGGTGCAGATGACCCGGAGCGGGTCGTGCGGGGTCACGAACGCCGTGTCGGCGCGCACGATCCCGTCGGCGGTGGCGACGTCGCACTGCCCGCGGTCGACCCGGATCACCCGGCCGGGGACGAGTCCCTGGGCGGCGTACGGGGCGAAGGCGTCGGCCCAGCCGGAGTCCCAGCCGTGGGCGTCGAGCGGGTGCTGGGCACCGGAAAGGGAGGACGGGTGGAGCGAAGCGTTGAACAAGGGGAACCCTTCGAAGGGTGGCCCCGGCGGCGCGCTCCGAGCGCGCGGATCGAGTGGGTGTCAGCCGGAGACCACAGGGGTGGGAACGATGAACTCCTGAATGCGGGCAGAGCCCGTCACCGTGACAGTCATCAATGTCCTCACCTCCTGCTTCTTCTCAACGAACCGACACCGCTCGCTCGCGAACGGATGATCAGAACCTTAGCCCCACCCCGGGGCACGGCACCACCGATTAAATCCGGGGCCCACCCACTCCAAAGCACGCAGCCGGCGAACCGATCTCATGCCGCGAGTCGTACAACGTTCTACATGAGGGCCCCCTGGTCGACCAGGCTTCAGGAACCAGGCCGCCGCCCACGGCACTCGCCTCTGCACTGGTGCCTGGTCCGTGGCTGCGAGCACCGTCCGTCCTCGTCCGCCTCCCGCGTCTACTGCGCGACGCCCCATGTCATGGCCCGCCGTCTCACCGGCGCGAACACTCCCGCCTGGCGCGACCCGCAGACGATGACCACATGAACGTCCAGCCCGTGCTCGACGCACTCGACATCCAGGAGGACGCCGCCCGAGCCGCGGCCGACAACCTCCGCACATTGCAGGCCTGGCTGCGGGACGCCGAGACCCAGCTCGAACCCTTGGCGCGGGTGCCTTCGATGTTCTTCGGCAGCAGTTTGTCGGACGAGGGTTCGCAGACGTCGCGGGCCCGGAGGGGGCCCGTCGCCTCGTTGGCGACGCTGAGGATGCGGGGGTAGTCAGGGTGCTCGGGCAGGTCAGGCGAGGCCGTCCGGGCGGGGATCCGGTCGGCGAGGGCGGTGATATTCCGATCGGGTGCATCAGTTGGTGGTCCCTACGTCCACATCGTCGATGGTCCGCAACGACGGGAATCACGCCCGCTCAGGCCCTCGCCAGGCATCCGTGTACACAGAGCACCGCGGCGTTGTACACCTCGCAGACATCGATGAACGCGAACCTGGTGATCGCCAACCTGGACTTCGGCGATTTCGCGAATGTGACCAGGGATGATCCTGGACATCAACTCACGAACCGTCCTCTCAAATGTCGGGCCGGCAAGGCATATCAAGGAACTCAAGGCGCCGGCGGACCCGCCCGGTACCGCCGACTCAAGAGATGGAAGCGCCGCCACACACCACCCAGGCCGAGATCCGCTGCCTCAGCGTGCAGGCCATGGCCACCCTCGAGGGTGGCGCCTCCTGCGAAGCCGCTGCAGCACCAACCGAATCACCGAGGTCGTGAAGGCCGCCTCGCCCATCACCACGCATCGGCGTGAGGTTGGAAAACGCTCATTCACGATCACGCCCACGGGTCGTTCCCCTGCTCCAGGGCAGCTTTCTCGTCCTTCTCGTGCAAGAAGCGAGCCCCAGGCCATCCCCTCAGAGATTCGTCAGTCAGGGGCCATTTCGAGAAGTCGTCACGCAGCAAACGCAGAATGAACTCGACCATGCCACACTCGTACACCGTCCATGCGAGATCACTTCGCGCATACACAGCGACGGGCCATTTATCAGGATTCGAATCCTCAGCAATCCAGCAAAGGGTGTCTGCACCTACACCCTCTCCCCAGATGAGCATGTCCTCCAGGCGGTATCTGCCTACCAGTGAAGGGTCGCTCCAATTTCGCACCACCGGCTCTGCCAGCGCAGCGCTCGAAAGAGGCGTTACACGCTCTTCGTCACCCTGAACACCCGGAATGCGAACTGCAAGCTGCTCCTCGATAGAGCCACACCCGAACGCAGAAATGAACTCCATGTAGTCGGTCGGGAATCTCGTACCATAATTTGCTTCCACCTCAGGCCACTCGAGATCACTCCCCCGAGTAGGCCCGACACGAGTGAGAATACGCGCAAGTTCGGCTACTGCCGTCAGCGCCCAAGATTCACTACTACTCATCATTCCGTCCAATGAGTCGGCGACCATCGGCCCATATTATGCCACTTACCGTCAGCCTTGCTGTACATGTCGTTGGGGACCTCCTTATCGAACAACGAGACGCCCGGGCCACCGCGCGGATTGTATCCGTACGCCTGCATGCGGAACCCCACCGGTACCACCCTGGAACCTTCATAGAGCGGAGTCACTCGATAGCGAACGACCAGCTTCTGATCAAGAACGGCATTCCTTACAAGGCCCTCGTAATGAGCCATGTTCGGAACATGATGTTCAGGCGTGGAAGGGTCCATTCGCGTCGAGTTCGCAGTGCGAGAGCAGGTCGCAAGATTCTCGTACGCCACACCGCTTCCACCAAGTGAACTGGCCAGTAGATGGCAGGCGTTTCGCCAATTCCGCGCCGGAGAATTCCCAAGCTCCCATGCGTACCCAGCTGCCCACTGATAAGCAGGCGGCGCTATCACCTTAACTGCAGTCCCAGATCCCTTATTGGCGTCAAGGAAAGACTCGTCGAGGCATGCCTCAGCGCCGGTAGCGCGGTTACCGTTGTCCACATCAACCGGAGCGTAGTAGCGCCAACCTCCGAAACCATTCCGACAGTCACCTTCGGGCAGACTGTCACTCCGAGCAGAATCGTCGCCTCGACTCGCTTCCTCAGGCGTGAGGGGCTGATCCGATTCTGCGACGATCAACTCGATGGCATCTCTGATGTCCTGCGCGTTGATCAGAGATTCTCGTTCACTTCTGGTGACGTCGATCTCCGGCTTCGGCTTCGGGCGCTGCGGGGCGGGCTTCGGGTTCTTTCCTCGGGTGATGTTTTGAGGCTCTGCTGGCCTGACCGGCTTCGTCAGGCCGTTACCCGGCGGCCTTCCCTTGCTGCTGACTGACGCCCGCCCCTTGCCGTTGCTGGGCGAGGACACCTTGCCCTTGTTAATCCTGGGGGAGCTCGTTCCCCGGTACGTTGTAGGCGACTTGCGCGTTCCGGTGGACGTGCGGGTCCTTGTTCTTACGTTCGACGTTCCGTTGCGCGTCCTGTTAGGCGCTATCTTCGTCCTTGTGTTCGAGGCGGAGGAAGTGCTCTTCCTCGGCGTGCAACGTCCGCCGCCACATGCGTCGTTCCGAGACCGATCGATGTTCCCGTGGTTCAAAGGCTTCGAGCGCTTTCCTGATCCGTTGCTCGTCCCGCGACTCCCGCTTCCGCCTCGCACCCCCCACGAACCTCCATAACCCTGTCCCCTGCCCCCGCCTCCGCCTCCGTAGCCCTTGTCCACGGCGTGGCCGGTGGGGTCGATCCCGTTGAGCGGCTGGCCCTCCCCGTAGGCGTACCGGTTTGCGCGCCCGGAGGGGGTGGCGGCCAGCTGCCAGGTGTCGCGGGAGGTGAAGCCGCCGGTGCCGGGCTGGTACCAGCGCGCGGCCATGTTGACTTCGCCTGTCGTGGTGTCGGTCCAGCCGGACTGGTAGCCGATGGCCGGGTTGGCGCCTTCGCTCGTGATGAGCTTGCCGAAGGGGTCGTAGGCACGCGAGCCCGTGATGGAGGTGCCGTCTGCGTTCAGGCCGGCGATGAGGTCGCTGTGCTGATCGGTGAGGGCGAGTTGAGCCACAGCCGGTTCGCTCTTGGCGGCACTGGCGAGCAGGGAGCCGTCCGGTCCTCGGCTGTAGGAGGTGGTGGCATCGGTCACCAGGTTGTTGGAGCCGCCGTCGTACGTGAACGCCGTGCCGTCGTGGGTGAGGACGCGGTCGAGTGAGTCGTAGGTGAAGGCGCTCGTGCCGTTGGAAACGACGCGCTCGAAGGCGTCGGAGGAGATGCTGCGCGTCTGGCCCTCGGCCTGCTTGATGGTGTCGGTCGTGCCTCGGGCACTGTAGGTGTAGGACTCCGCGCCCCAGGTTTCGAGGCGGCCTCGGTCGTCGTAGACGCCGACGGTGTTGCCGTTCCGCGTGAGGTTGCCGGCCTTGTCCCACTCGTAGGCGGTCGTGGTGGCACCGCTGGCCCATGAGGTCATACGACCGGCGAGGTCGTAGCCGTAGGTGTTCTCGGCTGCTCCTGCGGTTCCTGCCGTGGTCTTCCTGGTCAGGTGGTCGTCGAGGTCGTAGCCATAGGTGACGCTGCCGACCGTCGCGCCCGTGGTGGTGCGTGTCACAGCGTCCGAGGTCTGGCGTCCAAGGCTGTCGTAACCGTAGGTGCGCTGTGCGGCGATCGTGCTCTCGCCGCCTGTGGCGACTCGGCTGTACTGCTCCTTGGTGGGTCGTCCCGCGGCGTCGAAGTCGTACTGGACGACCGTGCCGGTGAGCGGGTCGGCCACGGAGTCGAGCCGTCCCGTGGTGTCGTACCCGTAGCTTGCCGTTCCAGCGGCGTCAGTGCGGGACACCATGTTGCCGTCGACGTCGTAGGCGTACTGGGAGTTGCCGGACGGCCCCTGGGTGCGCAGCAGCAGCCCGCGGTCGTTGTAGGCATAGGTGTTGCCGAACTGGATGCCGTCGGTGCCCGCGCCGGTGAGCCGGCCGTCAAGGTCGTACGACAAGCTGCGGGGTGTCGTGGCGGCGGAGGTGCCGGAACCCGTTTCGCGGACGAGTCGGCCGAGGCCGTCGTAGGTGCGCTCTCGCTTGATGTTTCCGGGCAGGATCTCGGTGACGGCCTGGCCGGCCGCGTCGTAGATGGTCGTCCAGGTGCGGTCGATCGCGTTCGGGTGCTGACTGGTCGCCGGTTCGATGGTGGATTCCGGGAGACCCCAGGCATTGAAGGTGTAGTGAGTGGAGGTGGCGCGGCCGTCGGTGAAGCGGGTGAGGGAGCCGCGTGCGTCGTAGCCGAAGCTGGTGGTGATCACTTCGGTGTCCGACGCCTTCTCCGTCTGCCGGGTCAGTCGGCCGAGCGCGTCGTAGGCGAAGGAGGTGTGACCACCTTCGGGGGCGATCGTCGAGGTCTTGTTGCCTTCCTCGTCGAAGGTGGCCTTGAAGGTCCGCAGAGCGCTTGCGGCCGTGCCGTAGTCGGCGGCCTCGGTCACGTTGCCCATCAGGTCATAGGTGAATGTGCTTTTACGGTTCGTGGGGTCGATGACCTGGGTCTGGCGGCCGAGTCCGTCGTACGCGTACCGAGTGACCCGCTGCCCCGGCTCAGTCTCGGTCAGGGTTTCTCCTATGGCGTTGTACGTGGCTGATGCCACGAGTCCAGAGGGTGAGGTGGATGCTATTTGGTTGCCCGCGTCGTCCCAGGTGAAGCGCTCGGTGAGGTTCTGGAGCGCCGGGAATCGCTCGATGGTGGTCGCGGTCAGCTGTCGGCCGAGGCTGTCGTAGGTTGCTTCGGTTCGTGCACCGGTCGGGCTGGTCGCCGAGAGCTGCAGTCCTGTGGGCGTCCAGGAGTACCGGGTGATGCCGGAGTCGTCGAGTGAGGCGGGAGTGCCGTTGAGCGTGCCGCTCTCGCTGGTGTTCAGCTGAGTGGGTGCGCCTCCGGCCAGTGGGTCCGTCTGCTGCGTGAGATGCCCGAGCTGGTCGTAGGCGTAACGGGTCGTGCGGCCCAGCGGGTCGGTCGTGGAGGTGACACGTCCAAGGGCGTCGTAGGCCGTGTGATGCACAGGCGTGATCGGGGTGCCGCCGGGGGGCGTGTAGGAGGGCAGCGTCACCTTGGTGGTCCTGCCGAGCTTGTCGAGTTCCGACCGGCTCTCCACTCCGTTCTCGTCGCGGGAGTCGGTGGTGTCGCCGAAGGTGTTGTACCCGAGGGTGACGGTCGGCCTCTTGGACTGTGCGGCGGTTCCGTGGGTCTCCGTGGTCACGGAGGGCGCTGTCTGCTCGACGAGGCGGCCGAGGGCGTCGTAACGGAAGTTCGTCGTGTGGGCGGGGGCATCGGCTCCCGCCTTGGTCCCTCGGGGGCTGGTGCTGCTGAGGAGCAGGCCACGCTGGTCGTAGGTGTGCCGGGAGGTCAGGGTGGTGGTACCCGAGGCCAGGGTCGAGGAGGTGACGTTGCCCGCGTTGTCGTAGATGGCGCGCTCGGTCAGTTCTCCCGTGCTGGGGCCTCGCTGGGTGGACTCGGTGACGCGGTCGTCGTCGTCGTAGACGTAGTCCACCGAGCGGTTGAGGGCGTTGGGGTCGAGCACGGAGTGGGTGACGCGACCCGTGGCGTCCACGGTATTGATCTGGGTGAGGGTGCCGCCGTCGGTGACGTGCGTGGTCAGGTAGCCGGCGCCGTCGTAGGTGTTGCTCTCCAGGACGATGTCGCGGCGGGTGCCGTCGTGCTTCTCGACCTGACGGGCCGTCGTCGTGGCCGGCAGCCCGTCGTCGTAGTAGGTGAAGGCCGTGGTGGCGCCCATGGCGTCGGTGGTGGAGGCGAGACGGCCGGCCGGATCGTAGGAGTTGGATTCCAGGACCAGGTCGCGGGGTTCGCCAGTGGGGGTGCCGGTCCAGTTCTTCAGGACGGTTTCGTAGGGGAGCCCGAGCGGGGTGTAGCTGTAGGTCACCTCGTTGCCGAGGGGGTCCTTCTCGCTGGTTAGCCGGCCCAGGGTGTCGTAGCCGAACGTCGTCGTGTTGCCCTCCGCGTCCGTGACGGTGTCGTTCAGGTTCCGGCTGTCGTAGTGGTAAGTGGTCGTCTTCGCGGTGTCGCCGCCGGAGAGGTCCTCTTCCGTTTCGCTGAGGACGTTGCCGTCCGCGTCGTGGGTGCGGCTGATCTTGGCGGTGTGAGTGACGCCGGTGATCTCGTTCTTCACGCCGGCGCCGGTCTCGGCTACGAGGTTGGACATCTGGTCGTAGGTGTGGGTGGTGGTGACGCCGTTCGGGTGTGTGTCGGAGACCTGGGTCTCACCGGTCTGCCGCCCGATGCCGTCGTAGGCGTACTGGGTGACGAGGCCGGAAGGGGAAGTGGTGGTGGCGAGGTCGCCGTTGGCGTGGTAGGCGTGGGCGGTGACCGCGCCGTCCGGGGTGACGGTGGTGGCGACCAGTCCGGCGGGAGTGGATCCTCCGCCGACAGCGGCTTCGGTTCCGCTGGTGTACGTCGTGGCGGAGGTCCGGCCGTCGGCAAGGGTCAGCTTGTCGGGCAGGCCCAGCGTTGTGTATCCCGTGGTGGTCTTGTAGCGGTCGTCGGCCGGCCCGGACGAGCGGGCGTCGCGCACGACGGTGCGCTTGCCGTTGCGCGGGTCGAGCGGGTCGGCGGGGTTGTCGAAGTACTCCTCGTAGGAGGTCCAGCAGGAGTTGTCGTCCCGGCATGTGGTCTGGGAGACGGGGTTGCCCTTGGCGTCGTGACCCGTGATCGCCGAGTGGCCGTTGGTGTCGGTGACGGTGTGCAGGAAGCCGCCGGTGTCGTAGGCGTACGTCGTGACGCCTCCCGCCTCATCGGTGGAAGCGATGCGACGCTGCCCGCGCAACGCGTCGTAGGTGGTGCTGCTCTTCTGGCCGATGGGGTCGGTCACTGTCACGGTGGATGCCAGTGTCGAGCCGCTCGCAAAGGTGCGCGCCGCATAGTGGTCGGCCACTTGCTCGGCAGTCAGGCTGTGTTGGTAGACGGCTGCCTCATCGATCTGCCCGGTGAAGTAGCTGATGTCCGCGGGAGGCGACGGCCAGGTCCTGGCGAATCCGGCTCCGATGAACGTACGCGTGTTCAGCTGATGGTTGACGGGCGCGTTGGCCTTCGTAGCTACCGGAGCACCGTCCAGGAAGAGCGTCTGCGTCCCTGAATCAGCGGTGATGGCGGCGTGATGCCACTGGCTGTCGGTTACCGTGCCCGGCGAGGCATTGGACGGAGTCACTCCTGGTGAGGGGTACTCGCCATGCAGCTTGCCATCCGCACCCACGTAGAGAACAGGTGTCCATGTTCCCGACGTGGCGGTTGCGCCGGCCAGCTGATCCTTCTGGTCGCTGATCAATACACCTGGTTTGGCAGTCCTGAACCAGAGCTCCACCGCCACGTTGGTGGTCTTTGTGCCGAGGCCCGGGATTTCAGCGTATCCGTCGCCGTTGAACTGGACAGCCGAGCCGTCTCCGATGCCGAAGACGCCGGTGGTGCCGAGTGCCGCTTTGGTGTAGGTCCCGGTGCCGTTGTTCGCGGCGACCTTGCTGATGACCTGGGTGCCGCTGGTCTCGTCAAGAGGCCAGAAACCGGAGGGTGCGTCCCCGGTGACCGAACCTCGATAGTGCGCGCTGTTGCCGGCGACGAGCCTCGTGCGTGCCCGGTAGTGCTCGAGGACCGTCTGAGCGCTCAGCTCCTTCGTGTAGAACGCAGTTTCGTCCATGGAGCCACTGAAGTACTGCACGCCGGTTACGGTGCCGGTACCGCCCCAGCCGGAGGTGGAATGGCCGGCGCCGAGATAGGCGTGGGCGAGGGTCAGCGGCTTGACCGCCCCGGCAAGGGACCCGATCTTTACGCCATCGAGGTACAGGCTCTGTCCAGCGGGACCGCCCGTGATCACCACGTGGTGCCACACGTTGTCCGTCACCGTGTTGGTGCTGATGGTGGGTGTTGCCGTTGAGCCCCGCCACAGATGGCCACGGAGCTTTCCGCTCGCATCGATGAGAAGGCTGGGGGTGTACAGCTGGGGCACGGTGCCCAGTTCGGTGTTCTGGAGCCCGAGGAGCACTCCGCCAGGCTGGTCTGTCCGGAACCACGTCTCGACGGAGAGTGCGGCGGCGCCCTCAAGGGCGTCTGCGGGTACCTCGACGGCTCCTTCAGTGCCGTCGAGGCCGATGGCACCGTCGTCACCAGCGGCGAAGGCACCGGTCTGGCCGAGTTTCACTCCGTCCCGGTAGGAGCCGTCGGCGCCGCTGGATATGTCGTCGGCGGCGGCCGCACCGCTGCTGTCCCCCAGGCGCCAGTAGTTGACGGGGCCAGCAGTACGAACAGCCGAGGCGTAGCCTTCGGAACCCGAGGAGTACGTCGGCGCGGAGATCTTCCAGGTCCCCGCCGAATCCGACACCTCGGTCACGCGCTCAGTGTCGCTGTCGTATGTGACCTGCGAGCTCGTCCGCCCGGAGGGGAGCGTGACCTTGGTCATTCTGGGGGATGCGTTGCGGGCTGCGAAGTGCTCCTTGACGGTCGCGGCGTCCAGGGCGTGGTGGTAGACCGCTACCTCGTCGAGAGATCCCTGGAAGTGGCGCACGCTCTCGATATCGCCGTCGTAGTTCCAGCTCGAGTAGCCAGCGCCAAGGTATGTATAGGTCTTGGCACCGTGATCGACCGGCCCTGAGCGCGTGCCAACAGCCACGCCGTCGAGGTAGAGAGTTTGACTGGTTCCGCTACTGGAAAGGACCACGTGGTGCCATGCATCGTCTGCAACGGTGACGCTTGAAGGCATCGGAGTCTGCGGCGCCCCTACTGTGTCGAAAGAACCTCGCAGCTTCCCTTGAGGGTCAATCTCGAGCACCGGGTTGTTGTAGCGATGGCTGTAGTCATCCAGCGGCGTGCTCTGGAAGCCGATGAGTACCCCGGAAGGCACGGAGGTCTTGAACCACAGCTCGACAGAAACCACGCTCGAGGAGGACAGTGCTGTGTCGGGAAGCTCAATATGAGAGCCGACGTCGGCGCCGGCGAACCCGACGGCATTGTTGCCGGTTCCGGCCAGTACTCCATCGTTTCGGAAGCCGACATCACGGTACCGGCCGATGTTGGGGCCGTTCGCTGAGGCTGCCTCGCTGGCCGCGGCCTCGCCTTCCGTCTCATTGAGCCGCCAGTAGGCTGCGGGGTTGGCGTCCAGAACGGTGCTGCGGTACTTGCTGCCGCTCTCGTAGGTGTACTGGGTGCACGCAGTCGTAGATGTCGGCGGGCAGACCTTGACGAGCTTGTCGCCCTCGTAGGTGTAGGTCCACTTCAGATTCGAACCGGTTCCCTCCACCGGATTGGTTTCGGCCGCGATGACATGGCCGCCCGACCAGGTGAAGGAGAGGTGGCGCCCCGAGACGACGTCCGTGGCCTTGACCAACTGCCCGTTCGTGTACGTGAGCTGCTGAGTGCGTCCGTGACCGTCGGTGATCCTGGTCAGTCGGCCCTGGGAGTCGAAGGCGTGGAGAGTCGCCGATCCGTCTCGAAGTGTCCAGCCCCCGCCGCTCTCCGCCTTGAGGACACCCACCGAACCCGCGGGCGCGGTGTAGGTGCCGTCGGTGTTGCGGCCGAAGCGGACTTGGTCACCGGTCGACAGCGTGATGAGGATGCTGCCGTTGCTCTCGGGTACGGCCCGCATGTCCCATCGGGTCGCCCAGCCGGCGCCGAATGCATTGCCCTGACGTGGGTCCTGGGAGTTGTACGTACGGGTCACCGAAAGCTCCGGACCGACCGTGGGTACGGCGGCGTCCGTGGCTGCGGTGGTGTAGTTTCCGGCGCGCTCGCCGAAGCCGCCCCCGGTGTCAGATCCTCCGAGATGGCCGGTGATCGGCGGCTGTGG is a window encoding:
- a CDS encoding AlkA N-terminal domain-containing protein, with the translated sequence MSENREPGVVGRRTLGDVKDDDTRYEAVSSRDARFDGEFFFAVRTTGIYCRPSCPAVTPKRQNVAFFPTAAAAQGHGFRACRRCRPDAVPGSAAWDVRADVVGRAMRMIGDGVVDREGVPGLAGRLGYSTRQVQRQLTAELGAGPVALARAQRAHTARLLLQTTGLPVTEIAFAAGFASVRQFNETIRAVYARTPSALRVEAGSGTGARTALAAGVPLRLAHRGPYAAGEVFDLLAAEALPRAEEVVGAPGTRTYRRTLRLPYGTGIVSVDERSAGRWLEARIHLTELRDLTTAVHRLRRLFDLDADPYAVAERLGAAPGLAAEVAARPGVRSPGTAEPEEFALRTLLGAAESARVVEAHGTPLATGCGSLTHVFPEPRELTGHAVAGPLARALADGAVRLDPGADRDEAEAALLAVPGVTAETAALIRMRALGDPDVPPAGVRATDEWRPWRSYAARYLRTPLPGAPQDPSCGSGEDGSG
- the rsgA gene encoding ribosome small subunit-dependent GTPase A encodes the protein MFNASLHPSSLSGAQHPLDAHGWDSGWADAFAPYAAQGLVPGRVIRVDRGQCDVATADGIVRADTAFVTPHDPLRVICTGDWAAIDPEGASDPRYVRACLPRRTSFARSTSSKRSEGQILAANVDHAVITVSLAVELDLGRIERFLALAWESGAQPTVVLSKADLVPDPVGLSYLVEDVETVAPGVQVVPLSSTTGEGLDVLSAVVAGGTTVLLGVSGAGKSTLANALVGEDVMDVQAARDIDGKGRHTTTTRNLFVLPGGGVLIDTPGLRGVGLWDAETGVGQVFAEIEELAGGCRFHDCAHEAEPGCAVTAAIEDGSLPVRRLESYRKLIRENRRIVAKTDARMRSEILKEWKRMGREGQTAMELKRGRNVR